In Brevibacillus marinus, the genomic window CGCTCATGGTGCAGGTATCGGCGATCACATTGGCGTTGTCCCCCGCCTGAAACGTGCCGACCGTGACGACCACATGCTCCAGCGGACTGACGTTGCGGCTGGCGATCGTCTGCAGCGCGGTGACGATGTGCGAACCGACGACAATCGCATCGACCGTTTGCTCCGGCATGGCGGCATGTCCTCCTTTGCCCTTGATTTCCAGCAAAAAATCATCGACATTGGCCATCAGCGGCCCGGGTGCGGTCAAGACCTTGCCGACCGGTTCGCTGGCCCAGAGATGAGCGCCAAAAATGGCATCCACGCCCTCCAGGACCCCATCTGCCACCATCTGCTGCGCGCCGCCCGGATTCTCCTCTTCCGCATGCTGAAAAATAAAGACGACATTTCCCTTGAGGTGCTGGCGGTGACGGGCCAAAACGCGGGCCAACCCCAACAGCGTAGCGGTGTGTCCGTCGTGGCCGCAGGCATGCATCACGCCGGGTATGCGCGATTTGTACGGCACCTCTTTCTGATCCTGAATCGGCAGGGCGTCAAAGTCGGCCCGCAGCGCCACGGTTGGCCCCGGCGCCGCGCCGCGCAGCAGGCCCCGCACGCCGCGTCCTCCCACCTGCGTCCGCACTTCGTCCAGTTCGCAGCTTCGCAAAATGTCGGCGATCATCGCCGGCGTCTTCTCTTCCCGAAAGGACAGCTCCGGGTACTGATGCAGATGACGCCGCCAAGCGATCATCTGCGCTTCCTCCTCCCGCAGCAGTTGCTTCAGATTGGCTGACAACCACTCACTCATCACATACGCTCCTGTCTTCCTGAATTTTCTCACTTTCATCATAGCAGAAGTGGCGTCATGCAGATAACCCCCTATCTTCGCCGACAGGGGGTGTGCGAATGCTTTTCCTTGCTGCAGGCGGCTCGCCTCTCCGACTTGCGGTTGGCCGCTTATGCTACCCTTTGCGCACCACATTGGTCGCCTGCGGTCCCTTCTGGCCTTCCACGATGTCAAACGTGACGATGTCTCCTTCCTCCAAATTGCGAAAGCCGCTGCCGGCAATGCCCGTATAATGGACGAAGATGTCGCCGCCTCCCTCTTTTTCGATAAAGCCATATCCTTTTTCCTTGCTGAACCATTTTACTTTGCCTTGCATGGTTTGGCTCCTCCTCATCACACCGGCGGTGATCCGCTTTTCTTTATCATCTTATGCGCATCATTCGCCAGGTGAACGGGATGGCGTGCGTTTTTCCACGACTCTTTTTGGGGGATGTTTTCCGCGAGCTTGCCGGCGCGCGGCGTCAAGCCGTATGCTGTGCAATGCGCTGCTGTCTTTGCCGCAGCTCTGCGCTGTCTACTTTCATCTCCAGGGCCGCGCAGAGCCCGCTGATGTATTCCTCCAGCTGGCGGGCCGCCCGCGCCCGTTCCTCCTCGACCATGCCGGACAGGGCGAAAGCAAAGGTCTGCGCCAACATTTCCCCGCCCTGCTGCAGATAGCTATCGACAGGCGTTTGCAGGTGCTGTTCCAGCGCTTCCCGCATCCGTTTTTTTCCGTCCTGCTCAAAGAAATCCTTCGTGTTTTTGAACAGCGCCAGTGCCGCCTCTCCTCCCGTCAGCGCGGCGGCAGGCAGTTCTTCGGCAAACGCAGGTGTCGCCACGCGGCGGGTCGTGTAGGGGGAGAGGCGGAACCCGGGAACCAGCCGAGCCAGCTGTTCGCCCCACTGGTCCACCAGCGACTGCCCCAAGCGGTTGAGAAACTTCTCCAGGCGCAGCGAAGTGGCCCGCAGCTCCTGTGCCAGATCGTAGCTGACGGAGCGCAGCAGTTCCTTCAGACAGCCCTGCAGCGCCGTTTTCAGGTTGCGGCCGTCTTCCACCAAAACGGCCGGGTTGAAGGCGGTTTGGAACAGCTCGGCGAAGCGGAAAAAGAGGCGCTGCTTGACGTAGTACAAGAGTTCCTCCCGCTCGCTTGCCAGCTTTTGCTCCAGCGAGTCGGCGCGAAAAGCGGCAATCGCCTCCAGCGTCTGCCGGCGCGCTTCCTCCAACGCCGCCCTGCGCTCGCGGCGCACTTCTTCCCCCTGCTCGGCCAGCGCGATCATCTCCGCAAGCGTGGCTTGTGCCCGCCTGATTTCGCCGTACGCCGCATCCACCGCCATCTGGGTCAATTCGTCCAGCGTAAACCGGAAAAAGTCCTGTTCAAACGCGGGCAGGCCGGAGAGAGCGAGCGCCGTCTCCGCCGCCGGCAGGGGAGCGCCCTCCGCCGTAGCGGTGCGCTGGCGGTACACCTTTTCCGCAGACGCGGACAGTTTGCCCTGCGCGTGCAGTTTGGCCAACAGAGCGGTCTGGCTGGAGACCGGATAGATGCGCGGATTGCGGATGCCGCAGGCGAGCAGGTTTTGCTCGACGTGGGCGAGCACGTCGCGCAGCTCCTCCGGCGAGGCGGCCAGATCGGCGGCATTGACGATAAAGAACATTTTGTCCAGCTCAAAGGTCTCTTTCACCCGTCCCATCTGCAGCAAAAACTCGCGATCCGCCTGCGCAAAAGCGTGGTTGTAATAGGTGACGAAGAGCACCACATCAGCGTTTTTCAGGTAGTCGAACGCGACCCCGGTGTGGCGGGCGTTAATCGAGTCCGCGCCGGGCGTGTCCACCAGGGTAATCCCCTGCGCCGTTAGCGGGCAGTCGTAAAACAGCTCCACGGAATCGACGAAACAGGCCTTTTCCTCCTTGGCCACATAGCCTTTCAAAGACTTTAGATCGACCCGCTGTTCACTGCCCAAGAGCCCGGCCATCTCCGCCCAGCCCCTGCGCGCTGCTTGCAAAAAGGTGTAGTGCGGTTTGGCGGT contains:
- a CDS encoding amidohydrolase encodes the protein MSEWLSANLKQLLREEEAQMIAWRRHLHQYPELSFREEKTPAMIADILRSCELDEVRTQVGGRGVRGLLRGAAPGPTVALRADFDALPIQDQKEVPYKSRIPGVMHACGHDGHTATLLGLARVLARHRQHLKGNVVFIFQHAEEENPGGAQQMVADGVLEGVDAIFGAHLWASEPVGKVLTAPGPLMANVDDFLLEIKGKGGHAAMPEQTVDAIVVGSHIVTALQTIASRNVSPLEHVVVTVGTFQAGDNANVIADTCTMSGTVRTFLPQLRELAERRLKEIVNGTAAMLGATVSIRYDRGYPAVINSEREAAIAWEAAVAAVGAEQVERMKPTMGGEDFSYYLQQVPGAFIFVGAGNPEKGAAYPHHHPRFDIDEQAMLISAEVLGRTALRYMQVTGGDGA
- a CDS encoding cold-shock protein gives rise to the protein MQGKVKWFSKEKGYGFIEKEGGGDIFVHYTGIAGSGFRNLEEGDIVTFDIVEGQKGPQATNVVRKG
- a CDS encoding dynamin family protein; this translates as MNGVETKRLAVADQLRRVSAEIADLPGMQSQAAALLERAERLATSRFTVALFGAFSAGKSSFANALLGEMVLPVSPNPTTAAINKIMPPTDGAPHGTVRVLLKTAEAMESDIRRSLSVFELAADDLQSALAAVERIDVSQISPTAKPHYTFLQAARRGWAEMAGLLGSEQRVDLKSLKGYVAKEEKACFVDSVELFYDCPLTAQGITLVDTPGADSINARHTGVAFDYLKNADVVLFVTYYNHAFAQADREFLLQMGRVKETFELDKMFFIVNAADLAASPEELRDVLAHVEQNLLACGIRNPRIYPVSSQTALLAKLHAQGKLSASAEKVYRQRTATAEGAPLPAAETALALSGLPAFEQDFFRFTLDELTQMAVDAAYGEIRRAQATLAEMIALAEQGEEVRRERRAALEEARRQTLEAIAAFRADSLEQKLASEREELLYYVKQRLFFRFAELFQTAFNPAVLVEDGRNLKTALQGCLKELLRSVSYDLAQELRATSLRLEKFLNRLGQSLVDQWGEQLARLVPGFRLSPYTTRRVATPAFAEELPAAALTGGEAALALFKNTKDFFEQDGKKRMREALEQHLQTPVDSYLQQGGEMLAQTFAFALSGMVEEERARAARQLEEYISGLCAALEMKVDSAELRQRQQRIAQHTA